The genomic stretch tcgcttgcataattaactttataaattaaacgttttgcttttagaaaaccaaaagtagccgttgcacctaaacttttgaagccgcatttaatgatgaaataatatttttcatatctctttcaGTTTTCGAGATCTTAGTGCgagagacggacagacggacattttgcacaaacctaatagagGCTTTTCCCCCTTACGTCGGCTGGACGAAACAATATGTAACTTTAACATGTTAgcacctattttttattttttatatattaaaacaaaattcttttttcttttctatggcCTCCAGTTTTGAATTGACTGTGGATATTTCCATAAAAATAAGAAGAAACCTTAGCATTCTATATGGTCGCAACGATGTCGAGCAGTTTCTTTCCTATCAACACAAGGtagatgtatccaaaggaacatAAGGTAATAACACAGGTTACATTCAGTTCTGCCAGAGTGAAGCATCGTTTTCTCAAAGCAGCTTAAAGTGCAcaagctcctgatttttcctcagtgTTGACTCTCGAACCAATAACATAGTATTTATAGGGTTCCATATAAATATCAATTAAAACGTACTGATCATTGCTctgcattaaaaaataaagtcaatcGATATCACGAAGACATTCCTTTAGATTTTGTCTCTGTGCGTAGTCCAGGTGAGCAGACAGATCAGAGATGACAATGATTCGCGAGTCTTCCAGGACATCATACAAGGAGCCTGGGATGTTGTACAACTGAGTTTGTTGGGCCAATAGGACAACACGTTTTTCATTGGCTGGGCTCACAGAATGACTGGCATACTGAAATGACAATTAGATAGAAGTATAAATGACTAAGTGACctactaaatcaacaaataaatgaatcaCTGGTACACTGAATAAAAAGGTTAAATGAATGCATAtttaattaacattcaaataaacGAATGACTGAATCAacaaagacaatacatgaataacaattagttaattatttgtaattaatgtcacgagtcgagactgtgacctatttcaactttttttttctagaagccCAGGTCAAGTCAGAGTTGACCagagtaaacaagttaattataGTCATCCAAtcacagaaagagaaaaatagcatacgtcagcttctagaagttcacagttaataaaataatttgggGAGAAGTTTCTATGATTCTGAAAAGTACGATTgagaaaagtataaattaggggaaagtaGTTAGTCGGGGACCTCGCATTGTAACGATTCTTGATAGTATCGGTATTATGTTTAGACACTTGCGAGTTCATTGGTTTAAGCTATACTCGTTGAAGTTGTTgcatctttaaattttttattctgTGAATATAtttaagtcaagttgttattgaattgagacgTTACTTATATGTGTAATTTGAAGAAGTCAATAAAAGAAGTTAAAAGATAACACAGATGTTTCTTTAGTGTATTATCAAATTATTCATAAAATCTCCGGCCATTGACGATTCTGTTTgatcaataataaatataacaaggattaccaagaaagaaagaaacagaaatcgtcaattttacaattatttaattcattagttgtagttaattaattttgttttaaatgaaatatgtcTTATTCGGCGTCTGGCTACCCATGACAATAATCACAATAATACTTAGAATTAGATTGTTAATTAacgtttaaacattttaaactataaccttctatttttataaggaATTAAATAGCTAAGTGGAAAACCACGCCATCCTTTCATTTTAGAGCTCAAatatctttatttcatttttaaattgcGCTCTGAAAAGGCGGCACAGAAACCTTCACCCAGACGGTcagtaaaccccccccccccccattttccaaattaatagtaaaaaaaaagcgttaaaaaatttcaaataaaatgacaaacacacacacacacacacacatttacttGACAAATTTCAATAGTGCTCTTGGATTGCACTCCAAAAGATAAGGTCTACTGATAAACCCAAATAGTTTAATCCAGATTAATTAATGCTCTTTCACTCAATACAAGCgaggcttcttttttttaagtaatttttttttatccttaacCTGTCTTTAATATGAATGTAATTATTTGTCACTCtcctttgtggagacagcttgccgcccaatgcgccgaacggcgcgggaggacctacgTTTAAGTCTAAGTTTAGTAATTTGTCATTGTCATGGACTACAAATATTTACATCAGTTGTCTACTGATCTGATCAGTGTCTGATTGGTCGTGAAATAACAACCAGATATATTTTGTACTCATTCAAAGCTGCACGAATTAAACCGTTTGTTTGTTCTGTAtctaaagttttaaataaaacgtggattatgttttgtttgggaATTAGAGGATCACTGACCTACATGTACAATATAATATGttaaaattcttaatttacCTTTGAAAGCTAAAACTATTCACTATACCACTACCGATAAATAACAGCAAATATAAACAAGCTTGATAAAAATAACTACAATATATTCCAATAAATGATTGTAATATTAttcttaattaatattttaatgtatcaacagaaaatttaaacttattttttcgaaaagtaaataaaaaaaaatatttcatgacAGTTTCCAATTAGCCCTGATTGCACCGAGTAAGTATTGTAATAACAAACATCTTTCTTCAGCCAATTGAGACTTTTAGCCTGTATGTAACTAAGAGCATAAATACCAAGTAACAGAGACTGACCTTCATGACAATGTCCGAGAGGTCGTAGTGGTTCAAAAATCTATGTGTTATAACTAAGATTATCCTCCAACTATCTCTCATGGCCTCAAACATCTGTTGGTCAGTGTAGCCAGAACCCAGGTCACGATGATGGACAAAGGTAGAGAAATTGAGATCCTCTTCCAAATACCTtcaaagtgttaaaaaaaagtttgtcatgaaataaaaaaaattacaatggcGTATATCAGTTTATTAAAGAGTTTATATCGGTGGCGTCACTAGAGGGTGCTGAAggtgcgggccgcaccgggtgacacccaccaggACGTGAATTTCAAGtgcaacttttaaaattaaaaataaaaatgattaccTCTAATTGCTCTCAACATGTCCCAAAATTTCTTCATTTAATTCTATTATACTTTTAATCTTCCTATTATGagataaaaatatgtattttagaCGTCAGGAGAAATAGTTtttgaagctcagaaatgtagaaaaacgatTGGCGCCCGGATCTTCTTATCTACATTCCACGTCTCGAAGCGTAGGTGGCCGCTAggacaatgattgtattgagTAAGTGGATTTAATCTCCAGGCTAATCGATTTGTTTCTTCAGATAGGGTATACCTTTTGAAAGACGGCTCCTGCTTGCAACACCAACATTATGATATGCATGTCCATCGCTTGAGATAACACTGCCTAAATAGGTgaacttttatatttattcaaaatCGTTATGaccagggccgccgctacctattgttcaatgtgtgcattgcacgcaggcggccgaatttagggggcggccaaatcattattccaagttatctttttttttttttaaatttttaggttaattaaaaaaattacttaaatattttaatgttttatataaaTCCTAATAATTCAATtatcctttaaaaacaaaaaaaaaaaaaaaaaaaagatattcgtACATggaagttattttaaaaacttattaaaacaaaattgagcGGCGTGCGAAAGATTCCCGCGGGTTTTTCTATAGGCGCCTACTCCTTTCGGACATTGAATATTCGCGGATTGTTTGTAATATGTTTTGAATGACGCTTACAGAAGCAGATAAGTCaacacatttgtttctttttctttttagtatCTACTTActacatatgaatattattgTTTAGTACAATACCCCGCCTTGCAAGCAGATCTATTCATTATAAAGTCAATTCATTTGTATGTTAAGAAATGGCCGTTAGTTGAGCGTAGAAAAGTTTTGGgtgattatagatgtagatctacattgagTAGTAAGCTACAAGCCAACGCATAATACTGTTGACCAGGgttgcctctttattattaggcTTAATATGACcctcaacttttatttttactagaaTGAAAAGTCCGCTGtaaaagaaaacacattaaTATTGGCCTTTACAAAATATTCTCTCTTCTTATTACGAGAACAAATGCATTGCAGACGCCAGGAAAAACTCCATGAAGAACTTTTTATAACGCTAAAAAATTATGTTGGCAACACTGTttccgaaacaaaaaaaaggaatgtttaAATTGAAATTGTATTACGTTAATTTctattctaaacattttttaaaaagtaagggggggggagcggcattttaaaatttcgcaCTCAGGCGGCCACTACCCTCGTGGCGGCCCTGGTTATGACCTATGTTGATGGGTGTACTGTGTAATCTGCACCAAATATGCATAATTTTGAGGGCATCTTTATCCGTCATCTtgtgtatacatttaattgtatttcaaagtaatcCTATATCATCAGCAAAATCCAACGCAGTTTGGTTTACGCCACGGATACCCAAAAGCAGCCTGTTTATTGTATTTCTATAACATCGTCGATGGCTGATAGTAAGAGAAATGAACATAAGATACACCCTAGTCTCATATCCGTTTTCGACGTTGAAGAATTTCACCGTCTGTTGTGACACAACAACCTGATTTGGTTTAGGCATGTCGATGAATCTGAACGAATACTAGCGAGATGCCTTACTCTCTTGCTATTTTCCAGAGTTATTCCGATGGACGCTATCAAACTTATTTTTCAATCTACAAAACTGATTAACATCCTTCGTTGGTATTCCAGTCTTTGATTGACGATATTTCTAACAGGTCGTAAACCTGTTCAGTGCTTGATTCTCCTTTTCGGAAACAGCCCAGAAACACTAGTATAATTTAAAACCTaaggatttattttttcaacTTATGGTTTCTCAATAGtataattgtacatttttaatttctgtaaTAAGTTttgataaaatgtcaaaaaaacaacaacaaaaaaaaacgacattttaaaaacaatcgaAAACTATTTTCGTGTGTTACCAATGAATGAATTAGCGTACAGTTTTATTATTcaacataaagaaacaaaaaaacattttttttttctttttagggaGAGATTATTGTTTCCTTGTGTCGGTGTCACACACCAAGataaccgcaccgggtgacaccgaccctagtgacgccactggtttaTATAAATACACGTATACCCTGAGGCTCCTTTGATAGGTCATCCCGTATGTTTTCAATACAGATAGACATACAGGATTTGATAACTAGAGTAGGAATACCAGATTGTGAGCTACAAGTTACCAATAACTACACTACTACCTCCTTCCACACAAAATGTTAAATTAAACCATGATTGTTTGGGGTCACTCAAACCTAatatacatctatctatctatctatctatctatctatctatctatctatctatctatctatctatctatctatctatctatctacatatctatctatctatctatttatatttctatctatctatctatctatctatctatctatctatctatctatctatctatctatttatctatctatatatctatctatctatctatttatatttctatctatctatctatctatctatctatctatctatctatctatctatctatctatctatctacctatctatctatctatctatctatctatctatctatctacctatctatctatctatctatttatatttctatctatctatctatctatctatctatctatctacctacctatctatctatctatctatctatttatatttctatctatctatctatctatctatctatctatctatctacctatctatctatctatctatttatatttctatctatctatctatctatctatcaatctatctatctatctatctatctatctatctatttatctatctatctatctatttatctatctatctatctatctatctatctatctatctatctatctatctatctatctatctatttatctatctacatatctatctatctatctatctatctatttatatttctatctatctatctatctatctatctatctatctatctatctatctatctatctatctatctatctatctatctatctatctatctatctatctatttatatttctatctatctatctatctatctatctatctatctatctatctacctatctatctatctatctatctatctatctacctatctatctatctatctatttatatttctatctatctatctatctatctatctatctatctatctatttatctatctatctatctatctatctatctatctatctatctatctttttatctatctatctatctatctatctgcctgtctgtctgtctgtctgtgtatgtCTATTCACATAAAGGTGGGgaagaagaaatagaaaagagATATTCTGAATGCTGTCTTACAATGTGTTAGAAGGGAGACATTTGGGACATGGCATTGGTAGTAGAGCAAATACCAAGCAAATGATTGACCAATCATAATGCAGTAATCCCTCGCTACTTCACGACTTGTTTTCAAAGACGTCTGCTCTATAACGCGGATATTGATTGGGAATGTAAGCAAACTACGAAAGATAAATAGTCAAAATCTTTCAATAAAGTCGTTAAAATTTCACACATttcttctctctcccccccttcCATTTTTTTATCGCATGTAGAATTGTCGTCATAATTGTGTATTCACTAGAAGTCACTTAAAGTGCGTCTCTACACTCTTTAGGAATGATCCAATTTAAAGAAACTGATAGGGTATTACATGTTTCAGCTGAAAAACATTCTAGAGAGACTGATGAATGGAGTTTTAAGACTCCAAATACTcgttacatacatacaaatgtatctttcctttactttttgTGGGGTGGTATTTGAACACATCCCAAGCTAAAAACGAAGGACCACTGTACTTTCacaataaacaaagacaggTAAGACAAAGGACAGGAAGCGGTTGGAGTGATCAAGCAAAGAGATTGGTGAGATTTATAGTAAGGCATGCAAGAGAACTCCAGAACATGGttgacaaaaaagtttgagctgccttaatttcaaaactttAATTCTTATCTGATGTAGACAATAGGCCGCCAAAGGTATCTTTAAGTATATTTATCGAACACATATCGAAAAACGGAGAGGCAAGGGGTGATAACTTGGGCTTTGAAAGTCTCAAGACTGACGTCCCCACTCATGGATGACCCTCTTATGGGGCCAAGAGATGCTCCCCAGACATGATAATTCATCTGGGCACattgtcttttaaaacaaaactcgCCATAAGTATTCATATCTTGCAACCatatatatcaaacaaaagaaatgtacaATAGTTATAACTTAATTGCTTTTTATATGAATATGAATGAACATGAATATatctttttaatataaacaaagtAGATATAGATGTGtgataataaaatatgaattccaatttataaataaagaaacaaaatagtaaGCTTTCAGAAAATAAGAGCATCACTTTTATCTCACAAAAATGCCACGAAAGCCATTGTCAAATCTCATTTTTCATTATTCTTAAGGAGTCCGTTTAATAAAGGAATCCTACCTCAATAATGTGTTTCTTACGAAGCCGACATCATCATCAGCATAGCCAATGAAAACGTGTGTCTTGTAGTCGCTGGATTTCATTGGTCGAAATGCCCTAATGAAGATCCGTACCAAGTAAGCTTCTATGGCGGTTCTAAATCTGTGCACGAGGTAGACCATCAAGAAGATGAAGGACATGACGAGCAGTAGAACGATGGAGATCAACAGATAATTGCTGCAGTAAAAATTCATATATAGGAAAGAAAGTTCAAATTATGTacgtttttaaaattacataacATAATCTTTTAAAAACGATTTTACATTGCACTTAGTAGTAAATATACATTGGGGTTGAAGCTTAGATGCTGAACTAAAAACATGACTTGTAACATAAAGTAGGTCATCTGGATCCAGCATAGTTAGCCTAAAGTAGATATTGTGAAAAATACCTAGATAAATTGTGCGTTACATTTTAGTATTTTAGTAAAAGCATTACATTTACAGagacttcaggacagaagactaaaaagtaaattagcattagcacataaaacactgaaccagaatttgcaaatagaaaataaaaaataataaggtACTGAGACGCAAAGATCCAGGTACATGTTTTTTTCACTATTTTCACATTTGTAGGCTAGAAGTTCTCTTTGTTTcctattgctattagagcatagagcTGATTGTCTgaatcagcaaggaaaaccaatgacctaaCAGAGTTTATGTCCCTAAGTATTCGCCTGGATTTAGAGATTGATATGCCTAGACTGCAATGATATTCCCAATTAATGACACGTCTGTAATTTATGGAACTGAATTGTGACATTATGGAGATTCCTCTTTGATTTAGTGCAATTGTGTAGTAAGAACGCAAATAAAATGTGAAGGctattgctgaaacaaatgaataATACACATTTCATTAAAAATGAAGTCCATGGTCTTCCTTATTTTTTGTATGTAAGTATCATTTGTCTCGGCACTTAGCTTcacttttatgtttgttatgtatGTATCCTTTCTCTCGGCACTTAGCTTcacttttatgtttgttatgtatGTATCCTTTGTCTCGGCACTTAGCTTcacttttatgtttgttatgtatGTATCCTTTGTCTCGGCACTTAGCTTTACTTTTATGTTCACGTTCACAGCTTGATGGCTCCTACTCACTAAAGTTTCTGTAtgtagtgtatttatgttctcTACTATTCAAATTGAGAGATACACAGTTAGATAGAGCCATTGCTTGTCTATGTATGTCTAATATAACGGCTGTCTGTGATGTGTTGGTGAAGACTGGTGTGGCGAGGTGGGGAGTGGGCGGAGTTAGTTGGGGCATGTGAACATTGATGGCTGGGGTAACAATTGCATACTGGCGAAATGCTTTAGATCAGAAATATGTTTTATTGACATGTCTATGGTCTAGAGGTTGGTTAGCTTGGAACTGTGTTGCTGATAGGCAGGTTTGAGCCTCGGTTGGTgcagtcccttatttttttcatataagaTTGTGCATCATTATAGTATAGACCCTTGTGATGCCTATATAAGTTTATATGTTTgaaaaaatggttttagatgTCTTCtacaatattaatatattttttatttgcagaaaaaaaaggaataccGTCTATaatttactatcaaagtacACTATACATTACAGTCAATCTGTTATAAGTAAACTAGCTTACTAGCCATAACATAGTCTGTAAAATCCTAAGACATCTTGCCACAACTCATCAGTTGAAATACGCTGACCTTCCTGAGAAGTGCATGAGTAGTTTCCCTTGTTATCCAGAAATGCACTGATGTTTAACCAAACTGAtttgataaaacaaacaatgaaagtatttagaaaaataaaagtgtttcatgaactttaaaaatcttttacgGTCTCATAAGAAGTTTAATTCCAACATGGCGAATGGGCTAAGTGAATAATTCCATGAGAACGACGTCGACAAGCTattactgagagagagagagaaagagagagagagagagagaaagagagagagagagagttattaAATTATTCGATTGTCAAGAAGTatagttctaaaaataaatatttggtgCATAAGGCCGAATTAATTTCTAAAAAGACCCTTCTTCAGTTTAAACAGATTTAATAaaatgcatgttttttttttttttttgtttttttttaatttccacgTTAGATTTAACTATATCaaagtttaatataaaaatattaaaattcgAATAACAGAACCAGTGGGAATGACATAACAGGTTATGCATTTATAGTCGCTTAAGTTCAAGGCATaacatttataaattttttttttaataatataaaaaacgaTAAAAGTTATTCTCTGAAGAtacttacaaataaattttatctgagaacacacacaaacaatatTATTTTCAGCCAGAGCTAAATAAAAATCTGGAACATTTTCCGAGTGTTTCGTCAGAGCTGTCATCTCTTCATCTGTTAGATAACTGAGAGCGTTTCCAGACAAATCAAGAAGTTTTAAATTAGGAACCAAATCCATCGTGATTGGAAAAGaggaaaatctatttttagccaATATCACATGAGTAATGTGAGAGTTTCTGGAAAATAAATTTGGAGGAAGAAAATTGAGTTTATTGTCTGTAAGATCTAAATATCTCAGTTCTGGCATGTTCTGAATGATTCTGTAAATACTTATACGTTGGAAGAAATTTTCGTTCTTCATAGATTGTAAAATAAGGTATCTCAGAGAGGGGAAGTCGTCGAAAAAATATGGAGAAACAAAAACTGAGTTTTTGGATAGGTCAAAAAGTTGTAGATTGGTAAGTCCCGTCATTGTGCCCGTACCTCGAAGTATACCGTTACcaacaaagtaaaaatgtgttaaGTTGGCAGCCTCACCGTGACTCTGAATGAAGTGTACACTTTGGTTGCCGTAATTATTATCTCCCTGGAGCGtgtacataattttaattttgcgCAAAGAGAGGGGCATTCTGACAGTCCAGGTCCCTGTGTCAACAGGATACGGAGGATTATCTGAGAATCTATCCAAATCTTGATCACGGATAGAATCAAACTGAGCAGACGCTTCATACGAAGTTACTGTAAAAGGCTCAAACACTGAAGCTCCTTTTGTGTTGAATGAGTAACTAGTTACGAAATCATTTTTATGCTTCATTTGAAACGCTTGAGAAATCGTAGCGTCTCTattatttctgtaatttatgTTTGTATTTAGAGTATCCCATTTGTTTCTGATATTTGTTGCACGGGACTCAGCCAAAGATTCTTTGTGATGATAATCAAAACGAGGAAGTAGCTTATCTTCTTTAACACTATCAAGCCATTCATCGCTATATGAAACTTCGTTTTCGGCACTGGGGGATGTAAGAATAAATTCTTCCAATTTTTCTAAGCGCGCCGCTTCTACTAGCGGAAACCTCCATCCCAGCCAGCCCATCATGTTTTTGGAGAAGTCAGCAGCCCTTAAGTTGTGTCTCCACTGTGGACTGGATACAACGCCAGGTTCTATGGCGAAAATATTGCTGTCTATCCAAGAGAAATAGGAAAGAGTTAACTGACTTAAATATCTAGCTGTTTTCTTTAATATAACTCCGTCTTGAAAAGTTAAGTTAGGAGTATAATACTCTCTTTTACAATGCGTGGCTTCTAGGTATAATGTATGCAACGACGAgttgataaaatgttttaattttctggcCATGTTTTCATTTCCGATTCTGCAGTTAATAATTCTGAGAACCTTTAATGAATCTAAATTCTGAAAAGCGTCATCACTGAAATGTTTCTGTACAGTATCCTGATCAATATCTTCTggatcaaatttaaatttatcaaaactAATTAAACTTAGAATAGTCAAGTTAGAGTGCCACAATCCTACAAAACTCTCGTCTGTTATGTTTGTTACGTTTGAGCAATGCAAAGTAAGGTTGTTCAGTTGGGTCAAATGTGAGAATTCCGTTCCTACATGTAATGTTTCAGAACCATCCAATGAGAGGGCAGAAAGGTTttgcaaataaaataaagcgtTTCTCAAGTTTTGAGAAATGTTCTGATTCTTTCCAATAAGAAGTTGTTTTAGATTTGAAAGATGTCTAAATGCTTGCGGGTTAAATGAAGGGACTTTATCACTGAGTCTATTATTTTCTAAGTTTAAACTTTGTAGCAAGCTGAGTCCTTGAAACGTATCgatctgaaaataaaacaaatcataaGATACATAAAAGTTCAGACTGAATAAAAAGgaacaaaaagttattgaaaatataaGACATCcataagtaaaatataaatatatataaaaacaaaatataatacatctataagtaaaatataaatatatataaaagtaaaatataaaacatctataagtaaaatataaatatatatgaatgtaaaatataaaacatctattaaacgtaaaatataaaacatcaatatgttaggtacccattttttaatttgtgatTTATGGGACTTAAGCTGTAAAGATCAttgaggatgtcatgtagccaacaAAACTACCAAACGTCTTGGCTGTTAGGTCActgaggatgtcatgtagccaacaAAACTACCAAACGTCTTGGCTGTTAGGTCActgaggatgtcatgtagccaacaAAACTACCAAACGTCTTGGCTGTTAAGGTCActgaggatgtcatgtagccaacaAAACTACCAAACGTCTTGGCTGTTAAGGTCActgaggatgtcatgtagccaacaAAACTACCAAACGTCTTGGCTGTTAAGGTCActgaggatgtcatgtagccaacaAAACTACCAAACGTCTTTACTTTCCTCTAACAAATTAATGATAGCTTTTAGAATTCTTTGGTTTCAAGgatattctaaaaataaaaccgCTGTCTTTACCGTGAATTGATCCCAGTTCATATGTTTAGAAGACAAGTGCTTTACTACTTAGCCACTTATATAACAAGTCtcgaagaaaaataaaatctaaaaaaaaaaacaatgttacgaagaaagtttgtgtggaaacacaaactcaaaattggccacctatgtggtccactcaggcagttaaaaaggcaggtttaatattttcagcaagAATATCAGAACTGCAATGACGGACAAACTAACCTATACCTGATCATTAATTAGTTTTTTCATAAATTGGGGAAGTTTTGACTTACAGATAATGAcgcaacaagaaaaaacaagatTAGGTTGTGGGAAATATCAACcaatgtaaacagactactcTGATAAGGAGCTTTCTATTAATGTATAGATTTAgcttgttattattaaacttcttgttgaCATTCAGTATCAGCGTCAACTAACTTATATTGCTGGCCGTTCGCCTGTGTTGTTAGATTTTGTTATTTGAGCGTTACCTCCGTTTGGTTTATATGCATTAGACACAGCGCGGAAGCGTCTAACAATATCTATCAATGTAGAGGAATGTGTTGCTCATGTACCAACAACACGACAAAGTGTCTATTGAATATATTATCAAAAGTGGTAACATGCAATATAATATAACAgtaaaatctttattatccataagggaATTTGTCTTATCAATCCAATTcaaaataatgctaaaataGCAACATGAAAACAGCATAGACTCTTCCTGTTTATGATAAAGGAAGTTTAACTATATCTAGGTCAGGAGCAAACTACAATATTGTGCAGTTCTTGcttttgcttttatatagccAAGTTGAAGCCAAGTATTGGATTGAGCAGTCCTCAAATCacgtaaagaaaaaacaaagtacccctttcagacctttcgatctatggggcagatgatgtaaagttcatctgtttctgtggcccacggttaaagagggtgtcatgtggccagcaaaaccatcaaccgcctttacttttccccaactaatgtcatgtaccgcttagagcttggtggactcagatgcgcaCAAAAATCCTGAATGTTAAAATACCCGTCTtaagcaggattcgaacctgcaACCTTCGGTTTGGAAgaaagagctttaccactcagccacagcg from Biomphalaria glabrata chromosome 9, xgBioGlab47.1, whole genome shotgun sequence encodes the following:
- the LOC106067075 gene encoding uncharacterized protein LOC106067075 isoform X2 encodes the protein MSGNQSVALDCCSVFNSHRTIIVNCSSLNWTFVDLRCVPVTTQVLLLDRNNLTTLTNGSFQTLTSLLQLSIQSSNIHRIEIDTFQGLSLLQSLNLENNRLSDKVPSFNPQAFRHLSNLKQLLIGKNQNISQNLRNALFYLQNLSALSLDGSETLHVGTEFSHLTQLNNLTLHCSNVTNITDESFVGLWHSNLTILSLISFDKFKFDPEDIDQDTVQKHFSDDAFQNLDSLKVLRIINCRIGNENMARKLKHFINSSLHTLYLEATHCKREYYTPNLTFQDGVILKKTARYLSQLTLSYFSWIDSNIFAIEPGVVSSPQWRHNLRAADFSKNMMGWLGWRFPLVEAARLEKLEEFILTSPSAENEVSYSDEWLDSVKEDKLLPRFDYHHKESLAESRATNIRNKWDTLNTNINYRNNRDATISQAFQMKHKNDFVTSYSFNTKGASVFEPFTVTSYEASAQFDSIRDQDLDRFSDNPPYPVDTGTWTVRMPLSLRKIKIMYTLQGDNNYGNQSVHFIQSHGEAANLTHFYFVGNGILRGTGTMTGLTNLQLFDLSKNSVFVSPYFFDDFPSLRYLILQSMKNENFFQRISIYRIIQNMPELRYLDLTDNKLNFLPPNLFSRNSHITHVILAKNRFSSFPITMDLVPNLKLLDLSGNALSYLTDEEMTALTKHSENVPDFYLALAENNIVCVCSQIKFIFWLNISAFLDNKGNYSCTSQEGQRISTDELWQDVLGFYRLCYGYNYLLISIVLLLVMSFIFLMVYLVHRFRTAIEAYLVRIFIRAFRPMKSSDYKTHVFIGYADDDVGFVRNTLLRYLEEDLNFSTFVHHRDLGSGYTDQQMFEAMRDSWRIILVITHRFLNHYDLSDIVMKYASHSVSPANEKRVVLLAQQTQLYNIPGSLYDVLEDSRIIVISDLSAHLDYAQRQNLKECLRDID
- the LOC106067075 gene encoding uncharacterized protein LOC106067075 isoform X1, encoding MLRFFWKISLVITYIAIHFISISINLTTMSGNQSVALDCCSVFNSHRTIIVNCSSLNWTFVDLRCVPVTTQVLLLDRNNLTTLTNGSFQTLTSLLQLSIQSSNIHRIEIDTFQGLSLLQSLNLENNRLSDKVPSFNPQAFRHLSNLKQLLIGKNQNISQNLRNALFYLQNLSALSLDGSETLHVGTEFSHLTQLNNLTLHCSNVTNITDESFVGLWHSNLTILSLISFDKFKFDPEDIDQDTVQKHFSDDAFQNLDSLKVLRIINCRIGNENMARKLKHFINSSLHTLYLEATHCKREYYTPNLTFQDGVILKKTARYLSQLTLSYFSWIDSNIFAIEPGVVSSPQWRHNLRAADFSKNMMGWLGWRFPLVEAARLEKLEEFILTSPSAENEVSYSDEWLDSVKEDKLLPRFDYHHKESLAESRATNIRNKWDTLNTNINYRNNRDATISQAFQMKHKNDFVTSYSFNTKGASVFEPFTVTSYEASAQFDSIRDQDLDRFSDNPPYPVDTGTWTVRMPLSLRKIKIMYTLQGDNNYGNQSVHFIQSHGEAANLTHFYFVGNGILRGTGTMTGLTNLQLFDLSKNSVFVSPYFFDDFPSLRYLILQSMKNENFFQRISIYRIIQNMPELRYLDLTDNKLNFLPPNLFSRNSHITHVILAKNRFSSFPITMDLVPNLKLLDLSGNALSYLTDEEMTALTKHSENVPDFYLALAENNIVCVCSQIKFIFWLNISAFLDNKGNYSCTSQEGQRISTDELWQDVLGFYRLCYGYNYLLISIVLLLVMSFIFLMVYLVHRFRTAIEAYLVRIFIRAFRPMKSSDYKTHVFIGYADDDVGFVRNTLLRYLEEDLNFSTFVHHRDLGSGYTDQQMFEAMRDSWRIILVITHRFLNHYDLSDIVMKYASHSVSPANEKRVVLLAQQTQLYNIPGSLYDVLEDSRIIVISDLSAHLDYAQRQNLKECLRDID